TTGCCtacacaacaaataaatttacaaccaCCAAACAGCTGATAACCCAAACCAAACTCTAAACCAGTTTATAGAGTGAACACTGTACGTTCTTTTTTTAGGCATCTATCTAAGACCGTCttttcaaaatgctattttaaCTCATAGTAATggagtaataaaagtaaaaacagtaataaaagttGGACAATTTTGTCTGAAGCCCCATTTTGGTGACTGAGTAGAACACAAAAACACCAGCTTGTCTCATGGCCACTAACGCTTTACTGCTTACTGCGTATCACTTGTATAGTGGCCGAGGCCTGAGACGAACGAGGTCTGCTGACTTTAATTAACACAATGGGATTGTTACGTGGTTTTGTAGAGGGGATTTCGCTGCAACACAGGGATTTAGAACTAACCAAGATTATAACTCCTGCTACACTAGGAGGGGCAACCTTGGATTCCTAATTGGTGTTCAGGAGGGGGCTCGCAAAACACTATTTTGATCTTCATTCAATGTTTTCACGGGACCGACATCATGTAAAAATTAACGATGTTGTTAGATTGTATCAGATCAAAGAGCTGTCAAATCTAAATTAGTTCTTGCCCAAGTTCTTAGAGAACTGAACAAGTTTTTTGAGATTTATCCTGTGTTCTGCAGGAAGACTCCCAGTTTTATTCTTGGTTTTCCCATGTCTTGTGTGCGTATTAAAATTCCAGCATGCATTCTGGTTCTCTTTGGTTCCCCCAGTCGGAGGTGGCCACCTGTAAAATAACAGGATAAGTGCTTCATCGAAACATACACATGGTGGTAACTCTACTTAACATACTCTGGTTGATAGAAGCTTGTCGTTGCTGCCACCGTTTGTACAGGGAGAAGAGAGGTGTGACACCCTCCACCCAACTAATAAGTCCGCTGCGCACACCCAGCGGCCACGACCAGCGTAGTGGCGGGCCTGGTTACCGGAGCCATCGCAGCATCGTAGTTGGCGATGCCTAAGAACTGCATGATCCTCTCGTCAAGGTGCAGATCTTCCAGCCCCTTGAAGAGATATGTGTACCTAGAAATTAAGATGAATAGTGTTACTCTTTctagaaaaataacataaaattgaattaaatccaCTTCCAAAATTTGTTCGAACAACAAGACAATTTTCATACATTCCAAAAGGGTTTCTCTGTTAAATGACGAAATCATAATTGACAAATGTTGAATTTATGGTAATAGTCCTCACTGCTCGGTGTATAGGAGAGGTATTGCCAAGAGGGATAGTGGATATTCCCACCCTAATTCCCTATGTCAATTGTTTACAGTatctttaaaatctaaattttatattcacCTTTGTCTTAGTTTgataagaagaaaatttaaacattgcaAAAATCATTCAAAGCACATAATTCAGacgaaaataaatacttataattttattttatacaaagatgttcatttcataaaattactgtatatgtaatatataggTTGGGGGAAAATGATTAATATGCATATGCAAACCAGTCGCCGAGCACTATGGTCCACACTGTGTATGATATATTACACTTAACTCTATTtaagttaagtaaaatattgcatatatgtatatattacagcCAAAGTAATTAATCCAgctgttatatataatatattccattCCAGTCAATACGCATAATTACTAGTAATTTTGGTCAAAGTGATTACTAATGctctatttattactttatccAACCATTATACGTATTATCTGACTGAAGATGGTCAAAGTTACTAACCCTTTCAGTGCTAGACATTTTCTAGGTGACTTTGCAAAAAGTGCCAAGGTATAAGAAGAGCCAGGCcaatctttacttttttacagccatctactttaaatgttataactGTTAATTTTGGACTAAAAcactttgagttttttttatttttttcataaaaatatacctatttttaaaatagttataaacctATTTTGCTGTGcatgcattaaaaattatatatttgaaataaataataacttatcttgaattattttctttttttatcaatttgcTCCAATGAATGCATAGTTAAAATATTCCTCACACAGTAGATGGTGTTATAATTCTCACTCAAATTTCGCACTCACCCTTTGAGTGCCTAACGGCCGAGAGTAATCCGCTCGTCCCATATCTGAGCGAGTTAGAAGTGAAGTGCCAACGGCCGAGTAATCCGCTGTCCGTATTTTGAGCGAGAAGTGCCAACGGCCGAGTAATCCGCCGTCCgcaatttgatttttgtttgttattaaaatgatatttaccACTATTGATACTTATATCGTAATATTCTGTATTTCATtgtcttcatttaaaaaatttttatagcgTCGCCATAACGTCGACAGGTTAATGTTTTTTCAAGGAAAAGATCCTCTTACAATCTGCCGAAAGTTGTAAAAGGGCAGTACAcacattggtactttgggattataacccaccacacccagacatgaatcgttatttgacattttgctttctACTGATAACTAGATtagcttagaacaatatttcttcaatataaaacaggaatattATCTTATTGCAAActcctccccatcctcagacagaggtcaaagtcgagcggtctagtagataacgtgattgcagagtctcgccgcgcCCGTTATTCgcgccgtaatcaggattctctagaaagataagataacagcgacaacaataccgatcaaaatacctggaaatgcttgttgactgacggaatgttagttctgttacacAACTACACCGTTTTTATAACGTTcaaagttcattgaaaaaagtttaagcgttgggggaatataacggaatctgaccccattaacaattgataatcgttgtaagtttgttaattttgtaattaaagagtttttttcgttctatcatgtttgtttctattaaatttatatttttgtgttcttcatacttgtgtagtcggtataatcccaaagtacccacaCATTCTGGTTCCCGAAACATACTTGTTAGGTACATGCCCAAACGGACATTTTGTATAtaagtagatattttattttgtaaaaagttaaatggttcttttttgttttataaaaaatatatattatttaagtttttttgcaacTGGAAGCTTGAATTTAATTGTTACGCCATAGAaacgaaagcttttgaaaaagtacttgtatcgtatattttgttttaagtgatgtaaatatgttatttgtggatcaaatgtaataaaacttggaCAGTGTGTGCTGAACCATTAGGAGCAtcactaaaaaaacaaataaaaattggcctatagatttttttgtaattgatatctaccataaactttgtaaaaaagaaaaaaatcatgtaagtgtatatacattatactaaaaaaatattatattttgtaatgcatgaccttatattttgtgtttgaatgttcaaatatagtatattatgaactgtttaaaaaaagtttcacaaAGATCTGTTCATAAATAAGAGAGCTGTAAACGTTTTCCTAAActtctacattttttacaaatataccctggcatttcttgcataacCAATAGTGTGGaggcctggcacttttcgcatgCAACATCAAAATAAgcccggcactcaaagggttataGTGCATAACTTCAAAAATTCACTGaactatcttaaaaaataaattttttgtactcgtttacataaaaaaagttaagctgcaatattttatgattttgctATAATCCATAAACAAACAAcacatacaaatatttccataCAAAAACTagttaatacaaaaatgaaacgTTTTTTGCACATTGTAAACATGGATTTATTtggtagttttaaaaagtttgtaaaggATTTGCTTCATTCGACATTTTggttactttggtattatccagaagCCACTACGCTTGGATGAGTTTTTCTTAACAGGGTCCTAAAAAGGATGTCATGGGATTTAAATTCAAAGAAAGATTTGTACTAATTTGATTTCTGctgaattttatgaaaattattattcttgaacaaatttgtaataaatatgttacattggTAAAAATATCTTAactacgaggggtattagaaaagtaaggttccctatgccgccgagacagaatgcaatatgttgggagaaatctggtaacactgtcttactcatcagctgtccctctctctatccataccactcacgcctcgctacgtccaacagtgccggcctagctgccttcgaagacgGACCTCCCTATccttgttaccgccagatgcaaaattcgtgctgtgatacgttttttaaatgcaaaacagatttcacctattgaaattcatcgtcagtgaATCGAAGTTTATAGGGAAACATTaagacacattaagaaaactgagacgcgcgacCCAGAACCGTCGTAGAGGAAGATGGTCCAGTGGTGTGAgacttctccatgacaacgctcgacctcatgtctcacgtcaaactcaagaactgctgacaaattttggctggactattgtgccctATCCCTCcaacagcccagacctagccccaagtgattatcacttattcccaaaattaaaggaacatgggtggccaacgcttcagtaccgatgatgaagtcaagaaaGAGGTTACTCAATTCCTCAAAgaattggcggcagaattctacaacatggggatagaaaattTGGAAgccatcgtctacaaaagtgtttggacagagaCGGTGACTATGTGAAAAAATAGcttaagtttttaagttttaaattgatgtataacactaagtagaaataatAGAGCtacctattttaaaaattcatgggaaccttatttttctaatacccctcgtattagGTCGAGTttcttttatcaaaaaaattataaaagattatctttaataatatgtttttttgtataaCTAAATAAACAGACGTACTTTGAAATCACTGGGAAAATTGTTCCTCTAAatccattaaaatattcattgtatgagctagttatgattttttttattatgagacCAATCTATATTCTTACTTTGGAGTAGTTAAACTAAtctgataattaatttaacttaaaccacgattattttaacagttaaatcGAACAATTAAGCTACTAAATTACTGCGAGTTAAGCACTGCAACTTACGGTTTTCCATCAGGAGCCTTGGAAGACCAGTTTCTTGGGTTTGGTCTTGGTGGGGAGCACTGCGATGTGGTCGTGTATGGCTGCCACGGTGAGTACTGCGCGGCGGCCAGGCATGGAGATCTGAGTGTCTCGCAGTCCCTGCCAGCGTAGGGCTGACCTCAGACATACGCAGCGAGTACGCAGACCGCTTGGTTGCACGTTGCTGAAGCTTCAGCTGTAATCGTTTGAGAGCTGACCAAGCGTCTCCAGGTTTTTCGTTGGATCTGCCGGGCATCGCAGCTTCTCCAACGCTTCAGGCTATGTCTCCTCCTACATAACATATCGCATTAGAGAGAGGGTATTGTTGGAGTGCCTCcaaaactacaaatattaaattcaaacttCTAAGGTTTCCACattacttacatttcaaaatgagtatttttattttacattttatttttagtatttattaatgattttagtataaatgtaccatgtttttcaatgttatatgcagatgatacaaccttGTTATGTTATAATACCGATCCTATTAATGTTAAAACCCAGCTTACAGATTCTCTAGAACAAGCCAAAATCTGGTTCTCTGTAAATAACCATTAATGAAAGTAAGACTGAACATATACTATTCTcactaaaacataatatagaCATTTTGTATGATTCCTTATTTTTATCCTGTCAAGCTGTTGGGTATTTATCTTGACACTAAACTGAGCTGGGATGCACATGTTAACTATCTTTGCAAAAAACTATCTAGAGTAACTTGTCTCTTAAGAAAGTTAAGATCATGTGTCAGTCTTGGAAACTTTGTTAATGGTCTACTTTGGTCTGTTTCATTCGCAACTCAACTATGGTGTAAGACTCTGGGGTAACTCAAGTGCAGCCAAAAAAGCTTTTGTTtggcaaaaaaaggcaataagagcTATCACTGGTTTATCAGCTTCTGACTCTTGTAGAGCAAACTTTTCCTGATCTCAACATCATGACATTGAGTTGCATGTATATATACAGTAATCTGTTACATGTTTAAAGAACATTTTGGTATGTTTAATAACTAcagtttttatcataattatgagACCAGACAATGCCTTAATTTAGTGACCCCAAATGTTAGGTTGGCCAAGActcagaaaagttttaaatttacatacatacatattgttTAACAAAGTTACCATTAGCAGTAAGgcaattataataaataccttataataaatacaaaagtgtgaTATGTAGTTGGTTAAGAACAAAATGCTTTTTATACcactgaagaatattttaactgtgattttaatgatctaagaatttgaatgttgttgtaatttttaatatacagatTTATGGTTTGTAACATTATGGACTTAGCTGTATTAAGCTGTATAAATTTGGGAGGCATTGGATGAGACCAAGAAGATAGAAGTGTCCACAAGCTGCCAGCAAAACTGATGAGAGGTTCACCTAACTCAAACGCTGCTGATGGTATCTGTGCTACAGCCTTCACTTCAGGCTCTGAGCCACTCATGGATGGGGAAAAGGAAATGACAGATCCAGCTGCACCACCATAGAGACAAGCCTTTATTCACAAAGTGTGAAACTGTTGTAGAGGTAACCAAAGCCTTGGTTATCAGAAGTCTGGTAAAGATTATGAGGGTGTCGGATAACAATAATGGAACATTCCTTTCAAAAGTAAAGCTAACTGTAggaaatttataagaatatttgcAGGCTAATGTACAATGCATACGTAACAAGCTACTTGAGCTTGAACATGTGGGCGAAAGTCATAAGATAGATGCAATTTGTGTTTCGGAGCACTGGATGACAGAAAATGAAATTGACTTGTTTGTGCCCAGTGGATATTTGCCTGCAAGCTTCTATTGTAGAAGAGGAAAAAAAGAATGGGGGGTCGgggattttctttaaaaagtagtataaagtttgaagtttttagattttagtcAGTATAATGCGGAGTTAGATATTGAGTTGTTGTGGTGTCAGGCTGATTGAACAGAATATCATCCTTGTAAGTCTTTATAGGTCTCCTCAGGGCAatctcaaagttttttttttgacaattttgaattggcaatgaaatcaatcttaaaaaaaaacagccctgGTGACAGTCtgtggtgacttcaacatcgaaaATGGCGTTGAttgatcaaaatatttctatcagTTTCTCTAATTTACTCAGATCTCTAAATTTGAACTGTACTGTCAAGTCTCCAACCCATGCAAAGGCATGTATAGATAATATTCTGGTCAATTTCTCAGAGGACttgtataaaaattgcaatatggagtaTCAATTTGCCGATCATAAATCTAGcatgattaatatttatgtaagacCAATTGGAGAATAAGAATTCAAAAGAGAATATGGGTAGTATTAAATTTGAGTTTAGAAAACAAAATGcggcacaaataaataaatttattatgtttttgaaggaggaaaaatgGAATGAATTGgatgaaaatatgttattgaaacTTA
Above is a genomic segment from Homalodisca vitripennis isolate AUS2020 unplaced genomic scaffold, UT_GWSS_2.1 ScUCBcl_11022;HRSCAF=20134, whole genome shotgun sequence containing:
- the LOC124374894 gene encoding uncharacterized protein LOC124374894, with product MPGRSNEKPGDAWSALKRLQLKLQQRATKRSAYSLRMSEVSPTLAGTARHSDLHAWPPRSTHRGSHTRPHRSAPHQDQTQETGLPRLLMENRTHISSRGWKICTLTRGSCSS